AAACGGTCGGCGGCACTGACGATCTGGTCGCCGTCGTGAGCCGTGAGCCCGGAACTGTGCAGCGCGATCGCCGTACCCATCGGGCAGTCGAGTTCGGCCGCCAACTGCTGGATCCGGATGTCACCGGTGCGGTCCCCGAAACGGGCCGCGGTGTGCAGGGCCGTGAGTTCCACGGCGGCCATGCCTGCGGCTCGCGCGGTGCGGGCCGCGCGGGCCGCGTATCGTCGGGCCGCGGAAATCTCACCGGCAGCGGCCGCCCGCCATGCACGCGCCAACTCGAGTTCGGGCGAGAAAACCCGCACCTGGGGCCCGAGCTCGGTCTCGGCCTTGGCCACCGCGACCGCCGCGGCATCGGCATTGCCACGTGCACCCTCGGCCTGCGCCAGCCACGACGCAACCAGCATCGGCCACCCGGGCGGCAACTTCGCCACGATCGACCACACGGCCGCCTGCAGCATTTCGCAGGCATCCTCCAGACACCCGCGCGCCAGTTTCATCCTCCCGGCCAGTGCCGTCACCATGACATCCGCCTGCCGCACGCCCGCGCTGGCTACGGCGTAGCGGTCGCAGGCCCGTTGGGCCGCGTCGAACTCGCCGGCCAACGTGCCCGCCAGCACCTCGGCCAGCGGCAACGAATACCGCTGGGGGCCGGATTCACATCGATCCGCGGCGTCCTCGCCGGCCCGCACGACCGGAGCGACCTCGCTGAACCGTCCGGACTTGGCAAGTGCACCTGCGGTTGCCAGCGCGACCCAGACGACGGCAGTGGGTGGCATGTCCGTCGCGAGCGCCGCGGTCCCGGACGCGACGGCGCCGGCCAGGTCGGCCGAGAAGTACGCGAAGGCGACCTCCATGGCGGTCACGAGGCCGGTCCCTTGCTCAGAGCACACCCGGTCACGGGTGTTCGCGAGAACCTGCCGAGCCGGCTGCGGACGCCCGCACACGAAGAACAGGTTGGCCGCGCGCAGACACCCCCAGCGCGTGACCGTCAGATCGTCCTGGCCGTCCGGTGGGTATCGGACCAGCAGATCTTCGGCCTCCTCGCCGCGCCCCTGCCAGCTGATCGCATCGGCGAGCACGATCGCCGCGGTCACCCCGGCGCCGTGTTCCACAGCGTGGCGCGCAAGATGTTCGCCGAGAACAAGATCCGACATGGTCACCGCGCTCGCCGCTGCGTCGGTGATGAGGCGCGTGTCCGGGGCCGACTCGGCGCGGGTCATGAAGCGGGCCAGCTGGATCCGGGTGCGCACGTCCACCGTGTCGCCGGCCGCCTGTACTTGCGCCGAGAGATGTTCGGCAACAAGACTGTTGATCTGGCGCGTGCGCGCCGCTGGACAGCGCGAACGCACGACCTCGCCGATGATCGGGTGCCCGGGCTGCACCACCGCGTGGCTGCCGTTGCTGGTCACCTGGATCGCCCCGCGACGTTCCGCACGTGCGACCGCCTCGGTTCCGCAGATCCCGAGCAGCACTTGCAAATCGAGCACATCGGCCGTCGAGACGACCTCCACGACGTCGAGCTCGTCGGCGGTCAGGGTTTTCACCCGTGACGCGATCAGCTCGTACAGGTCGGGGCTGGGCCGCAGGTGGCCGCACAGCCGCCACCGGCCGTGTGCGCGCACCAGTGCCCCGTCGCCGATCGCCGCCGTGAGCACGCCGCGGAGGAACAAAGGGCTACCCGAGGAGTAGCGGTACAGTTCGCCGACCGTGTAGTCGTCGACCTCGCCACCCAGCACCGTCGACGCCACGTCGGCGGACTGCTCCCGGGTGAACGGCTGCACGTCCAGCCGGACCAGCAGGTGTTCTTTCCACAGGGCCGTCACGGCGTCGGACACCGGCGCACCGGCGCGCAGCGTCACGATCAACTTGGTGGATCCGTGCACCGCGAGCTGCTGGACCAGCAGGGCCGAGAGGGGATCCAGATACTGGGCGTCGTCGACGACGATCAGCACGTCCGGCTCGGCGGCCAGTGCGTGATGCGCCGCGGCAAGCATGACGGTGGGTTCGTGCGCATCGGACAACTCCAGCGTGTGGTGGAACGCGCCGAACGGCACCACCTGACCGGTCTCGGTGCCGAGCACGTAGCGGGGCATGTATCCCTCGGTCTCGAGCTGATCGGCGACCGCCCGGGCCAGGGCAGTCTTGCCGACGCCCGACGGCCCGGCCAACACGACCCCACGTGACCCATTCCGCAAGGCTGCTGCCACCTCGCACAGCTCGTCGTCTCGTCCCACAAACGGCCAGTCCGACACCGACCACCCCCAAGCGCTCCGCGCATCGACGCGCCGACTTTACGCCGACGAAGATGATCGTCGCGTCGATTCGAACGCCCGCGATGGTGTGTGTTTGCCGGGAAAAGTTCTTCTGCGAGCCTTGAATTCAACTTCGCGGCGTGATCTGCCCGGTCCGTGGAGCCTCGGGAACCACCACCCACTTCCCGGCACGCGACACCCCCACGACGGCAAGGTCGGCATCCAGCACCACCAGATCGGCGCGCGCACCCGGCGCCAGCCCGCCCACTTGCAGACCGAGCGCGCGGGCCGGGTTGACCGAGGCTTGGCGCACCGCCAGCATCAGCGCCTCATCGCGGGGCAGACCGCAGTGTGTCACCGCGAGGCGGAACACCTGGTCCATCGTGGCGGTACTGCCGGCGATGGTGTCGGTACCGGCCACTCGTGCCACGCCCGCCACGACATCGATGTCCAGCGGCCCGAGCCGGTACACGCCGTCGGACATCCCGGTGGCGGCCATCGCGTCGGTGATGAGTGAGACCCGTTGCGGCCCAACGGCTCGCGTGACATGCCGATAGATCGCGGGCGCCAGGTGCACACCGTCGACGATGACCTCGACGGTGACCCGCGGCTCCTCGGTCAGCGCAATCACCGGCCCGGGTTCGCGGCGGTCGATCGGGCGCATCGCGTTGAACAGGTGGGTGCCCACGGTGGCGCCTGCGGCGATCGCGTCACGGGTCTGCTCGTACGTCGCCTCGGTGTGCCCCACGGCAGCGACGACACCCGCGTCCACGAACTGCTCGACGGCCGCAAGGGCGCCCGGGCGTTCCGGTGCGATGGTGACCATGCGGATGGTCCCTTCGCCGGCGTCGAGCACGCGGCCGATCTCGTCCGGATCGGGGTCACGCATCAATGACGGCTGATGCGCCCCGCAGCGCTGCGTCGACAACCAGGGGCCCTCGAGGTGGATGCCGTCGATCAGTCCGGCGCGCACCTGGGCGGCCAGGACGCCGACCTGCCGCAACAGACCCTCCGGACCGGCCGTCACCAGCGAGGCCACCAGCGTGGTGCTGCCGTGGGCGCGGTGCAGCGCGACGGCGGTGGCCGATTCGTCGCCGGTGGCTGCGGAGAAGTTCCCGCCTCCCCCACCGTGCAGGTGGGTGTCGACGAAACCGGGAACGACGGTGACCGCGCCGAGCTCGAGGTCTGCCGGAGCAGGTCGGCGGCCCGCGCCCACTGCGACCACCTTGTCGGACACGATCTCGATCCATCCCGGCCGCAGCAGTTCGGCGCCGGTGAGCACGGTGTCGGCGGTCAGCAGCATCTCAGATGCCCTGCCAGGGCGGTTTGGCGCGATAGGTCTCGCGGTAATAGTCCACGAGCTGCAGCCGCTGTGCCGCAGCGTCGTCGAGCAGCACGGTCACGTGCGGGTGCATCTGGAGCACGGTGGCCGGCCACATGGCGCTCACCGCACCCTCCACCAGGTGGTGCACGGCTTCGGCCTTGCTGCGTCCCATCGCGATCAGGATCAGGTGCCTGGCCTCGAGGATGGTGCCCAGCCCCTGGGTCAGGCAGTGTGTGGGCACCCGGTCGAGATCGTCACCGAAGAACCGGGCGTTGTCGACGCGGGTCTGACGGGTGAGCGTCTTGATGCGGGTGCGGGACGCGAGCGAGGACCCCGGTTCGTTGAAGCCGATGTGGCCGTCGGTGCCGATGCCGAGGATCTGCAGGTCGATCCCGCCGGCATCGCGGATCGCGGCCTCGTAGGCAGCGCAAGCGGCAGGGATGTCGTCGGCCAGCCCGTCCGGCCCCTCGACCGCGCCGGGCGCGAAGTCGACCCGCGCGGCGAAGGCGGTGTCGATGACGTTGCGGTAGCGCTCGGGGTGATCGGCGGACAGGCCCACGTACTCGTCCAGAGTGAATCCCCTGGCCTGCCGGAAGGAGATCACGCCGGCCTCGTACCTGGACACCAGTTCGTCGTACACCGCCACCGGGGAACTTCCGGTCGCCAGGCCCAGCACCGCGTCGGGTTTGCGTGAGATCAGCGCGCCGATCGCATCGGCGGTAAGGCTGCCGATCTGGGCTGCGTCGGCGAGGATGATGACTTCCATATGGCTTCGGCTACTTGGTCGCGGTGAAAAGTTCGGTGCCCGACGCGACGCGGGAACCGGTCAGGACCGCCTCGGACGCGGTGATGTTGCCCGGTTCACGCTCGTCCATGATGACCACCGGGACAATGGGATTGAGGCCCTTGGCCACGACCGCCACGACGTCGTAGGTGATCACGGGCTGACCGGCGGTCACGGTGTCGCCCTGAGTGACGTGCGTGGTGAACCCCTCCCCGCCCAGTTGCACCGTGTCGATACCCAGATGCACCAGCACGCCGACGTTGTCCGCGGTCATCACCACATAGGCGTGCGGCATGAGCTTGAGCAGTTTACCGCTGACCGGTGCCACGGCCTGGACCACATCGCGGGGCGGATCCACCGCGGCACCGTGACCGACCATGCCCGCGGAGAACACCGGGTCGGGAACCTCGGACAGGGCGACTGCGCGCCCGGCGACCGGGGCGAGAACTGAGGTGATGCTCACGGTCTGACTCCTTCGCATTTCGTGTTCCCAACCATACGAGCCGGCGGAAGGTTTCGAGATCGACTCAACGGGTCGCGTTCTCGTCTAAGCTTCGGCACAGTTTGAGCAGTGGGCGCACAACGCGGCCGGAAGGGCGATGATGCGATGAGTAACGCAGCGAAACCTGAAGGAACACAGACGAAATCAGGATTGCGTATCCCGGCCTTCGCTCAGCTGCAACGACTCGGCAAAAGCCTCATGCTGCCGATCGCGGTGCTGCCCGCGGCGGGCATCCTGCTGCGCATCGGGCAGCCTGATATGCTGGGGCGGATCGAATCACCCGTCATCGGCCCGTTCTTCAAGGCCATGAGCGCTGCAGGCGACGCGCTTTTCAGCAACCTTCCCCTGCTGTTCGCAGTGGGTGTCGCCATCGGATTCGCGCGCAAGGCCGACGGTTCCACCGCGCTCGCAGCCGTCGTCGGCTATCTCGTGGTGGAAGCAGTCTTCAAGACCATGTCGCCGATCGTGCTGGCCGGCGAGGTCGACAAAGCCGGCGATCAGGCACAGATAAATTACAGCGTCTTCGCAGGAATCGTCGTCGGCCTGCTCACCGCCTGGTTGTTCGACCGGTACCACACGATCCAATTACCGTCGTATCTGGGCTTTTTCGGCGGCCGACGATTCGTCCCCATCGTCGTTTCACTGGCGTCGCTGTTCGTGGCGTTCCTGATGAGCTACTTCTACCCGATCTTCGACGCGGGTCTGACCGCGTTGGGCCGGTTCATCGGCGGGGCCGGCGCGATCGGCGCGTTCGTCTACGGGTTCGCCAACCGCATGCTGATCCCGTTGGGGTTGCACCACATCCCGAATTCGTATGTCTGGTTCATCTACGGCGACTACCAGACCGCAGACGGCCAGGTGGTCACCGGCGAGCTCACCCGGTTTGCCGCCGGGGACCCCACCGCGGGCATCCTCACCTCAGGCTTCTATCCGATCTTGATGTTCGGGTTGCCTGCGGCCGCGCTGGCGATGATCCACGTCGCCAACAAGAAACAGCGCAAGGTCGCGGTCGGGATCCTCTCTGCGGCCGCGCTCACGGCCTTCCTGACCGGCGTGACCGAACCGCTGGAGTTCGCGTTCATGTTCGTGGCGTTCCCCCTCTACGTCATTCACGCGGTGCTCACCGGGTTGTCGTTGGCGATCGCCTACCTGCTCGACATCCACTTGGGCTTCTCGTTCTCGGCGGGCCTGATCGACCTGCTGCTCTATGGCACCGCACCGGCGGCCAAGAACATCCCGCTGTTGATCGCGATGGGCGCGGTGTTCTTCGTCGTGTACTACCTGCTGTTCCGTTTCGCGATCACGAAGTGGAACATGCGCACGCCCGGCCGCGAGCCCGAGTCCGAGTTCGACGCGGAGGAGGCCGCGAACGTCGGCGAGGGCGAGCCCTCTGCGACGGAGGTCACCACCGGGGGCGGCACCGCCGTTACCGCGCCACCGCGCGCCCGGAACGAGGCCGACGAGCTCATCGAGGCGTTCGGCGGTCGGGAGAACCTGGTCAATGTCGACGCCTGCATCACGCGTTTGCGGATGGAGGTCGCCGACAAGACCAAGGTCGATCACGACCGGCTCCGGGCTCTCGGCGCCGCGGGCGTCCTCGAGGTCGGCAACAGCGTGCAGGCGGTGTTCGGAACGAATTCCGAGGCACTCAAGAACGCCATCATCGAGAGCCTGTAGTCGGTACCGGGCAACTGGTGGTCCCGGACTACCGCCAGCGGCAATGCGGGTGACAGCGCTGCGCGACGAGACTCCCCAGCACAACCTCACCAACACCGGCGCTGACGACCTGGTGTTCTTGGTCATCTACGATCCGCCGAACCACGATTGACGTCGGCGCGTCAAACCGTCAGCAGTCGATGGAAGAAGTCGCGGTAACGCTGTAGCGCGAGGCGGAGATCCTCGGTCGAGGCTTCCTGCCCCTGCGACCACTGTTCATCGAGCCGCGAGCGAGCCTCGGCGAAACTCGCCGTGAGCCGTTGCACGACCTCTTCCACCAGGCCATCGGCCTCTTGCACGCACTTCTTCGGGTCGTCGACAAAAGACGCCTGCAGCGCATCCCACCGCGACCGCAGTCCGGCACGATCGTCGTCGGCGAACAGGGCGCCGCCCTTGTCGTGGTCGCGTGCGCTCGGGTTCGCATCGGCCGGACCTGGTGCGCCGTCGGTGGGCATGGTCGGAACCGGCTGTGTCTGCGCCATTTGTTGCTGCCGCGCAACAGGTTCGGCGACCGGATCGGTCTCGGGTCCACCGTTTCGAGGCGTCGTCGACGGTGGGGCCATCGGTTGGTCGTCGGCGGTCATGACCGTGTCTCCTCAGGCGAGTTCGCAGCACTGGTCGTCGGATGGACACCGAGGAGTTGTTCGAACAATGCTCGGTAGTGAACGATCGCCTCTCGCTGCGCCTCGGTCCCGATCTCACCGTGTTCCTGGGCCAGATGCAGTACATGTGCGGCCCGGTAATGTTCGACAACCTTCGGATGGTCGACCGAGATGTCCGCCGCACGCTGCTCGAAATCGTCAACGGGATAACCACGTTCACGCATCACCTCGGTGACCAGGCGATCGGCGTCGCGCACGGCACCTGCCGGGTCGTCCACGAACTCGGCCTGCGTGGCGGTCCAGGCCTGGAAGTAGCGCGCCCGCGCCTCGGGCGACAGTTCGACGATGTCGAGCTTCTTGTGGGCCCGCTGACGTCCGAGCAGTTCCTTCTCGGCCGCTCGGCGGTCCCCGGTCGTGTCGACCGTGCGGTCGTACTCGGGTCCGAAGTGACTGCGTAACCGCTCACTTCGTTTCTGACGGCTCATCGACACCAAACAGACCAGCGCCAAGATGACGAGGACAGCGACGACGACACCTATTGCAATCCAGCTCCATGTGGGCATTTCTGGCACCTCCTGGCGCTGGGATACCCGCTCGATCCCTACAGAAACGTCAATTCTTGATACCCACGCGAAGCACGTGCTGGACCGACGAAGTGGCGTCGGTCTGGGGACGCCACGCCGCCATAGTCTTTGCCGTTCTCGGCAGAGGCACAACGGGGCACCGGCTCAGAGTTGCGGCTCAGAGTTTCGGCTCAGAGGCGCGCGAAGCACGGATCGGATTCGTCGTTCGGAATGGACGCGTCCTGACTGGAGAACTCTCCGACGACGCCGGTGTCGGTCACCGCGACGCTGTCGGCGTGGATGCCCAACGGGTAGTTCTCGTTCAGCTTGGTGGTCAGCCCGTCGAGCGCATCCTGCACCGTCTCCTTGGAGAACGGACCGGTGACATCGAGTACCTCGAGCGCAAGATCGCCGTCGGTGACGACAGGTCGTGCGGTGACGCGGTTGTCGCCGGCCGCTTCGAGCGTGATCGTGCCCGCTGCGGCATCGGTGCTGACCCCGGTGACCAGGCTTCCGACGCCGGGCAGATTCTCCGCGACGGTGTCCTTGATCCCCGCGGACGTCCAACTCAGTGTCGCCGTGAGCGATCCGATCGTGCCCTTGGAGTCAGCAGTGCCTTGCAAGCGGATGTCCTTGAGCGTGACATCGGCGGTCATGCCCTCCGCCGCCTGCACCTGCCTACCCGCGGTCTGCACCGAGATGTTGGTGTAGTGGCCGGTGATGTGCTGCCACAGGAACGGCGGATTCACCCCGAACGACACCGTGGCGTTGTCCTCGACGACGCATTCGGCGACAGCGACGAGCAGCGCGCCGGCCCGGTGGCGGGCATACAGTTCGGCACCGGCGAGGCCGCCGATCACCAGTGCCACGGCAATGACGGCGATCAGCGCCGCCGCCTGCCAACTGCGCAGCCACGCCCGCTTGGGAGGGGGGCCGGCGGGCGCCCCCTGTGCCGCGGGCGGGCGTGGCGTCGCGATCTTCTGCGTTGCGGCCGGGTCCGTCGGTGCGCGGCGCGCACGGAACTGTTCGGTCGGCGGTTCCCCACGCGGCGCGCGGAGTTGTTCGGTGGGCCCCTCCGGTCGGGGTGGACGGGGCAGACGCCGGGTGGCCGGATCGGACGGTGGATAACCCCGCCCGTGCGGACCGGGCTGCCAGCCGGGCTGCCGACGGGGCTGATGAGGACGCTGCGGCGGTGTCGCCATCTGCGCCATTCTGCCCCATCCTCCCGGGGGCGCGTCGGTGTCAGGCCTGCGGCTGCGCCTGCGTCGTCTCGGGCACGTCGGCCGATGCGGATGCGTCCGGGCGGACCGATGCCGCCGCCGCAAGCGCCGACACCGCGATCACCAGGCACAGCACGGCGTACGAGAGACTGCCGGTCGGATCACCGTTCGCGGTGAACCCGTCGACCGCACCGAACCACGCCGGCAGCGCCGACACCCACAGCAGCGTCATGACCGCCAGATACACCGCGCCGTATCCCAGGATCAATCCGGAGGCCCCCAACGGCGGGCGCCGCGCCGACCGCAGGCGGCGCCACTGTGCGACCATCACCACGACCGCAACGACGCTGAGCACCACCAGTTCCAGCGCATACACGACGCCGCCCACGGCCGTACTGCCCGAGAGGGTGCCCGAGATGGTGGCAGGCAGCGGCAGGATGAACGTCCCGACCGAGGCCAGCAACCCGACGAGCACCGTGCGCATCGCGATCTGGCCGCCCGTGAACGACCGGCCGGCATCGACGTGGCGGCCGACGAAGAACTGCACGCAGAACACCAACGACGTTGGCCACAGCGCCGCGAACACCACCACGCTGGGCAGTGGCACAGAGTCGAAGAACGGCTGGTTCAGCGGATGCTCCAGCGTCCACTCCCACCACCGCAGCTGCGGGCCGAGGTGGTCGAAGATCTCGTAGAACGCGTGGTGTACGAAGCCGACGGCGACCGCCCCGACGAAGGAGCCGTAACGGGTGAAAACCCGTAGCCGGCGCACGATCTCGAACGACACCGTCGCCATCATGGGGTAGATCGCGATGATGTAGAGCGGCAGGCGTCCCCACAGGAACTCCACCGTGAACAGGTTGTGGGCGAACATCGTGTCGACGTGCTCGTCGATGCCGAACGCCGCCGGGAAGTACAGCGGCGGCTCGATGATCAGCAGGTAGGCGATGGCGCCGAACCACAGGACCAGGTTTGTCGGATCGTTCTGCCGCCGATGACGATTGACCGCGTACACCAGGCACAGCACGGCGCCGGTGATGACAAGCACCTCGAGCACCGGCAGCGTCCAGTTCTCCAGGCCGAGCGGGTTACGGAACGAGATCAATCCACCGGTGTCATGACACGAGAAGCCCATTCGCGCGGCGAGGTCCGCGAACGTGGGGGTGCACAGTTCAGGCATTGGCGGCCTCCGCCTTCTCCCCCGCGGTGTACCACTGGGTGACGTCGTAGCCCGCCTCGTACCGGGCGAACCATTCGTCGGCCAGGGCGGGCAGCTTCTCGTGTGCCGGATCGTGCCCGGGGATCTGGCTGCGCACGACGCCGGCAAGTGCCACCAGCATGTCGCGCACGGGCAGATGGCTGAATGCGTTCGAGATCGGGCCGTCGTCGGGTGCGTCGAAGAACGGGAGCCGCTGCATGAGTTTCTTCCTGCGGGCCTGCATGCCGAACATCGACATCGCGTCGACTCCCCGTTCGGACGCGGGTACGTGTTTGTTGAACCCTTCGCATGCCTGCCGCAGCACACCCCAGACATGCTTGAACACCGAGGGCGCGACGCGCATGCGGTACCACGGGTCGTCGACGACGGCGTCGTAGATGATCAGTGCCGAACTGCGGTGCTCGACCTCCTCGACGAAGTGCCACAGGAACAACGACGCGACCCGGTCGTCGCCGGGCGCGAACAGGGTGTCGTCGTGGTCCAGCATGAGCTTGAACACCGGGGTGAACGTCGCCTCGAGGTCGGCGGTGTAGGCCAACCGGTACTTCAGCGGCGTGCCGGCGGTGAGGTCGTCGAACGCCTTGACCACCTCGTCGAGGGTCTCCTTGAGCGCCGGGTAGCTCTTGATGAGGCCTTTCGCGTGCTGGCGGTGGGCCATCGAGTGCTGGCCCTCCTGACGCACGAATGCCTGTGCCTCCTCGGCGATCTCGGGGTCGCTGATGTGCGGCATCGCCTCGGTGATCATATGGCCGATCATCTTCTCGAACGCGATCGCCAGAAACGACACGGCGTTGGCCATGCTGGAGAACGCGGGGTTCGTGTCGTTCCACAGGAACGGTACGTGGTGGTCGGCGAATGCGAACCGCATCTTCCGCACGATCAGGTCTGTCATCGATGGCACCTCGCTGGCTTTCGGCAATCATACAGGAGTGACTCGGTTTGTATGATTACTTGCGCGACGCCGAACGTCAATGCCGCCGGTGGCGATATCCTGCTGCCATGACCTCGGCAGGAAGTGTGAGCGGTGGCGCGTAGACGCGGATGGGACGGACGTCCGCCCGCCAACGACGAGGAAGCCTCCGCGCGCATCGTCGAGGCCGCGGTCAGGCTCATCTCCGAGACCGGGTCCGACGTGAGCATCGCCGACGTCGCGGCGTCGCTAGGCGTGATCCGGCAGACCGTGTACCGCTATTTCCCCACCGCCGACGCACTCATGCACGCGGCTGCGATCGCGTCCGTCGACGGCTTCCTCGACCGGCTCACCGCACACGTCCAGGGCATCACCGACCCGGCCGAGGCGATGACCGACGGAGTGCTCTACACACTCGAAGAGGTCTCCCGCACACCGCATCTCGGGATCATGCTGTCGGAGCCGTATCTGCACGCGCACTCGGGCAGCCTGGCGTCGGACGAGGCGCAGGACTTCGGCATGCGGATGCTCAAACGGTTCGATGTCGACTGGGCGGCATACGGTTACGACGAGGCCGCCCAGCGCGAACTCGTCGAGTTCACCCTGCGCATCATGCTGTCGTTCTTCGTCGCCCCCAACGAGGCGACACGGTCGCGAGAAGAGTTGCGGCGCTTCGTCAGACGCTGGCTGGGCGAAGCGCTGCTGGCTCAGCCGCGGACTACGGCAGCACCGTCCTCATCAGCATGACGTTGTAGGCCGACCACAACGAGAGGTTGAAGTACAGTTCCTTGCCCGTCGACCACGGGTGCAGGAACGGTGCGTAGATGCCACCCGGGTACTGCATCGACGGCACCAGCAGTTGTTCGGGACCCCACGGGCCCTGCGGCACCTGCGCTGTCCGCATCACCACGTCGTTGGCACCGTTGCAGTACAGCACGACGTACTGCTTGAGATAGGTGTTGTACTGCGCCGAAAGCTCCCCCACCGGACCAGGGATCACCGGGGTCGCCGCCCCCGGATCGCGCGGCACCCACGAGTTGGAGTTCGCGTTCCAGTACTCGTAGCGGTTGAGGTCGGGCACGGCCCCCGGCGCGACCCGCGCGATGAACGCCGCACCGCCGCGGCCCGACGGCGTTCCGAACGTGTACAGATACGGGTCCCCCGGACCGGGCTTGAGAAACGCTCCCTGCTGGAAGTTCTCGTTGCCACGCACATATCGTGCACCCGACAC
This genomic window from Mycolicibacterium goodii contains:
- a CDS encoding TetR/AcrR family transcriptional regulator, whose amino-acid sequence is MARRRGWDGRPPANDEEASARIVEAAVRLISETGSDVSIADVAASLGVIRQTVYRYFPTADALMHAAAIASVDGFLDRLTAHVQGITDPAEAMTDGVLYTLEEVSRTPHLGIMLSEPYLHAHSGSLASDEAQDFGMRMLKRFDVDWAAYGYDEAAQRELVEFTLRIMLSFFVAPNEATRSREELRRFVRRWLGEALLAQPRTTAAPSSSA